DNA from Paludisphaera mucosa:
TCAAGCTCAATGAACATGAATTGATGACCCGCGCGGCCGCGATCACCTTCTACGCGGTCGCCTCGCTCGTCCCGTTCCTCGGCCTCGTGGCCTTGATCGCCGCCCACGTCCTGCCCTGGGTCTCCCGCGACAAGAATCTCGATCCGTCGGACTTCCTGAACGGAATCCTCCCCGCCGAGGCCGCGAAGCTTCTCGCCGGTCAGCTCGAGGACATGCGAAGCCGTCCCAACGCGGGGCTCGTCTCGTTCGGGACGGTCGCCCTCCTGTGGCTGAATTCCAGCCTGTTCGTCGCCGTGATGGACGCCGCCAATCGAATCATGGGCGTCGAGGAACGCCGACCCTACTGGAAGCAGCGCCTGGTGGCGGTCTTCATGGCGATTTTGGAGGCCGTCCTGCTGATCTTGGTCCTCGCGAGCACCTTGCTCTGGCCGCAGATCCTGGGATTCCTGAAGCTCGACGCCGTTTCCGCCTCCCTCCTGACGGTGGTGCACGGGCTCTCGGTTCTCATCTTGGTCCTCGTCAGCTTCGCGGTGGCGATGTACTTCGCGCCCGACGCCGAGCAGCGGTGGGAGTGGATCACGCCCGGGAGCCTCCTTGGGTCGCTCCTGCTCGTCTTCGTGAGCTACCTCTTCCGCTTCTACGTCCAGCGCTGGGGGGACTACGGCGCGACCTATGGTTCGCTCGCCGGGCTGGTCGTCCTGATGAGCTGGATCTGGCTCTGCAGCGTGGAACTGCTGGCGGCGGCCGAGTTCAACAAGGTGATCGAGGACGCGTCGCCATATGGCAAGGATTACGGCGAGCGCACCGAGAATCCCGCCACCCGGGCCCGCGCGGCGGGCTATCTGGAAGCCTTCTTCAAGCAGGGCCCCCTGAAGGATCCTCGCGGCCGGATGCGCTCGCCGGTCTTCACGACCTACCCGACCGAACCCGATCCCGCCCCGCCCGGAACCGAAAAGCCGCCGGCTCCGACCGCGCCGGCGACGGAGGGCGAGGTCGACGCGGGTTCATGAGTGCTCGGCTTGGAGAAAGTCGGCTTGAACTCGACGTGGCGAAGCCCTATTTTGACGCTGCCTCGATTCGGGATGCTGCGGCAATGGATTGCGACTTTGAGGTCTAGCAGGGCGGACGGCTTCGCCATTCCCCACTCGCTCGGCATCGCTGCGCACCACGCCCACCTTCCCGCCTCCCGGCGGATCTCGCGTCGCTCAATCGACGCCGATCTCGATCTCCTCTGACACACAACGCCCGTCCCGCACGGCGCCACGCGCGAACCCGGAAGGTTCCGCGTCGTGGACGAAGCCCGCGGCTCGGCCCGGATTCTTCGAGCTGAAGGAGACTAGCCCGATGACCGTCCGCTGGAAGCCCCTGCTGATCCTCTCCGGACTCTTCGTCGCGGTCGCCGTCGTCGGCGTGATCGCGATCTCGTCCACCCTGGCGCCCCCCACGGCCCAGAGCGTCCTCAAGCGGGCGCGATCGGCCCGCGACGCCGGGCGGCTGGCCGACGCCGAGATCTATTACAAGCAGGCCCTCCAGTCCGACGGCCGGAACGCCGCCGTCCACGAGGAGTTCGCCGGGCTGTACGACGACATGATCAAGGCCGCGCCCGCCGACCGCCGCGACGCCCTTCGCACCGAGCGGGCCGACCACCTCATCAAGTCGGTCCGGTTCGACAAGAATCTCAAGGGGCCTCGGCTCCGGCTCCTCCAGGACGCCATGGCCGACGACGTCGCCCACGACGCCGTCTACTGGGCCCGCGAGCTGGCGACGCTCGATCCCGAGAACCTCGACGTCGCCTTCGTCCTGGCCTCGGAGGCGCTCGACTCCCGCACCCCGAACCTGGCCGAAGTTCGCAAGCTTTACGATCGCCTGGCGGCGGGACAGGCGCCCGAAGTCCGTCGGCTCCTGATCCAGGCTCGTCTCGCGGCCGCCACCAACGACGACGCCGGGCGGGCCGCCGCGCTCGCCGCCGGACGCAAGCTGGCCGTGGCCGACGACGCCGGGCCGACCGAGCTGATGGCCAAGCTCCGCCTCGACGCCCTCGACGTCCAGAACGAGGCCGACCCGGCCGTGCAGGGCGAGATCGTCAAGGGGATGGTCGCCCTCTCCGACCGCGTTTTGGCCTCCGCCGAGCCCGGCTC
Protein-coding regions in this window:
- a CDS encoding YihY/virulence factor BrkB family protein — its product is MDLGGLTLRESLRRTWVKLNEHELMTRAAAITFYAVASLVPFLGLVALIAAHVLPWVSRDKNLDPSDFLNGILPAEAAKLLAGQLEDMRSRPNAGLVSFGTVALLWLNSSLFVAVMDAANRIMGVEERRPYWKQRLVAVFMAILEAVLLILVLASTLLWPQILGFLKLDAVSASLLTVVHGLSVLILVLVSFAVAMYFAPDAEQRWEWITPGSLLGSLLLVFVSYLFRFYVQRWGDYGATYGSLAGLVVLMSWIWLCSVELLAAAEFNKVIEDASPYGKDYGERTENPATRARAAGYLEAFFKQGPLKDPRGRMRSPVFTTYPTEPDPAPPGTEKPPAPTAPATEGEVDAGS